gaaaaataaataaagctgcaATGGCAacttgttttaataaatgtttttgtgtcaCAAGTTCTGTCACTCTCAGGTGCCGCATTTGCCCTGATTAACTTTTGGCTTTgatctgtacatttatttttaccaAGATCAATTTCAAACTTTTACTTTCATCCTTTGTGTAAATCTGTAGTGTTTCATACTGACATCCCAAACACTAAAGTATTCATAGAATAAAAAcaagagaaacagaacaaaaataaataaaacaggagaaatagaataaaaataaattaagaaatagaaaataaaacaagagaaatagaataaaaaataaaatagaataaaaatagaataaaaataaattaataaaacagaatagaaaaaaataaatgaagaaatggaatacaaaaacaattaataaaaaacaaaaaaaaaacataagaaatagaataaaaatgtattaataaaaaaaaacaggagaaaaataataaaaacaacaacaacagctaaTTGTGTGAAATTAAGCTCCTAAAACAAGCGCTGCTTTGCAGAAATCCAATTTTCACGATTGAACTTTGTCTTCATCACAAGAAAACGAAATCTCACCAGACTGAGTGTGTGACATCCATTTATTACGCAATTATGAGAATATCAAATTACAAAGATCAGCTTATTAATAAACACCTGAATGTTCTGTAACTATAAAACAAGCCAAAACCCCAAACTGAGCCTGAGAACTCCCCCCATAGTGAAGGGAAGCGATTAGAGAAGAGAAACAGTATCAGGCCGCTTTATTCATTCTGACACGTCCTTTAAATGCTACAACCAATCAGAATACACGAGAGGAGTTATGGGTCCTGTACAGGCCGCCTCTTGAATGTTCTCTTCAAAAATACTCTAGATCTATAAAACAAGCTCGTATGAATGCAGAAACACCTCAATCATTATTAAAAGCCATTCTTAATGAAATAACAAACGTTTGTTGGAGAGATGTTCAGACTTCTGATCAACAGCCGCAAACACGTGATCACCAGGACGCCAACGGTCAGGTGACTCTGGGATGGGTCGGGCTGTTCTAGCACCCTGCACGAGACCGTAAAGCCCCTAAACGCAGACATCAGCCCTGACCTCTGACCCCTCTGTAGTCCATTGGGCCTGACAGATGGAACAAGACCCGGAAACacgcacacgcatgcatgcatgtgtacgtgcagattgagaagtgtgtgtgtgtgtgtttgctgctgATCAGGCACGGTCTGGTACATGATAACAGGAAGTACCCTAATAGTCTGCGGCCAAAAATACAACCAAATTGAGAGACACATATATCACCCCCCACCCCACCATTACTGTTACTCTAAAAACTAccaaaacacacagagagagagagagagagagagagagagagagagagagagagacagagagagaggattaAGCGCGTTCTCCGCGGATGCGGCGTGCCAGCTGGATGTCTTTGGGCATGATGGTGACACGTTTGGCGTGGATGGCGCACAGGTTAGTGTCTTCAAACAGACCCACCAGATACGCCTCACTGGCctcctgtaaacacacacacacacacacacacacacacacacacacacacagttatgatTATTTACATTAGCGACTAGTTCAGTTCAATATTAGCGAGTTCTTTATTCATTAAagacttttgtttgtttgatcagtACAAGTTTAGTTTTGACCAACTGACCTGAAGGGCTCCAATGGCGGCGCTCTGGAAGCGCAGGTCGGTTTTAAAGTCCTGCGCGATCTCACGCACCAGACGCTGGAACGGAAGCTTTCGGATCAACAGCTCGGTGGACTTCTGGTACCGACGGATCTCACGCAGGGCCACAGTACCGGGCCTACAGAACATCAACACAACACATTAGCACCTCATGATGGAGATGAACTCAGGGAACATGTGATGAAATGACATCATCACCTGTAGCGATGAGGCTTCTTGACTCCTCCGGTGGAGGGCGCACTCTTACGAGCGGCTTTAGTCGCCAGCTGCTTACGCGGGGCTTTTCCTCCAGTGGATTTACGGGCGGTCTGCTTAGTACGGGCCATACTGACACACtatcacccaaacacacaca
The sequence above is a segment of the Xyrauchen texanus isolate HMW12.3.18 chromosome 38, RBS_HiC_50CHRs, whole genome shotgun sequence genome. Coding sequences within it:
- the LOC127631720 gene encoding uncharacterized protein LOC127631720 codes for the protein MARTKQTARKSTGGKAPRKQLATKAARKSAPSTGGVKKPHRYRPGTVALREIRRYQKSTELLIRKLPFQRLVREIAQDFKTDLRFQSAAIGALQEASEAYLVGLFEDTNLCAIHAKRVTIMPKDIQLARRIRGERSKCVSMARTKQTARKSTGGKAPRKQLATKAARKSAPSTGGVKKPHRYRPGTVALREIRRYQKSTELLIRKLPFQRLVREIAQDFKTDLRFQSAAIGALQEASEAYLVGLFEDTNLCAIHAKRVTIMPKDIQLARRIRGERA